The following DNA comes from Hordeum vulgare subsp. vulgare chromosome 3H, MorexV3_pseudomolecules_assembly, whole genome shotgun sequence.
TGCGGCGACCGATTATGTGCGGGCTCAGCTTCGTTGATTTGCAGTGGAGATGCAGCTGTACTCGCCGAACAAGGCGCCTTTCGACGGCGCCATCCCTTTCCTCTGGCTCATGGCCGTCAGCACCACCGCCTGCGCCGCCGTCTGGACCGCCGTGGTCGTCGGCGAGGAGGTaacgaaagaagaaaaagattgttCCAACCGATTTCATGCATGGCGGTATCATATCATATGGATGACGGATGTCCTGCGTGTTTGTGCAGGTGAAGAAGCCTCCTCCGGAGGGCGAAGGAGACCaggaggccgccgccgccgccgtcgaggATCCTGAGATCGTAGAGCTGCAGCCGGAGACGGCGTTCGTGTTCATCATCGTGTCGTCTTGCGTcctgctcttcctcttcttcttcaactcCATCTGGTCCGCGTGGCTGATGGTCGGGCTCTTCTGCCTCGGCGGTCTCCAGGTGATCACATGATTGATACATTGCGGTTTGTTTCATCTCTTTTCTGACGGCCTGCCCCTGCATATTTCACATTCAGGGCTTGCACTACCTTGCGTCGACACTCATTGTCAGGTATATATATAGATGACCCACCGACACTTAATACAATCTCACACTCGTCTGAATTCTTGGATTGTCCTCTGTCATCTTAATTTGATGTGGATGGACAGAGTATGCAAGAAGTGCGGCGACACGAAAATAAAGCTCCCGGCGGTCGGGAACGTGACGGCGGTGACGCTCGTCGTGCTGCCGATAGCCCTGTTCATCGTCGTCATGTGGGCGACGCATCAGAGCTCGCCGTTCGCCTGGGTTGGCCAGAACCTCATGGTACGTCGTTAAAAAAGAAGTTGTTAAATTCCGTCGTGTGTTTTCATTTAATTTCCATGTGTTTTACTCGACGCTtgattgattcttcttcttctttttccaggGCATCGGTATGATGATCCTCGTGTTGCAAATAGTGCAAATGCCAAACATAAAGGTAAGACCACCATCACCCTCACCATGGACATCCATTCATTCTAGCTACGCACTGTGGCTTGTCAACTCCATTGATCTTGCACATACGCCTCTGATGTGCTGGAGGCCATGTATCCTTTTAGGTGGCGTCGGCGCTCCTGATCAGCGCGTTCCTCTACGACATTTTCTGGGTGTTCATCTCGCCCTTCATATTCAAGAAGAGCGTCATGATCACGGTAAATCTCGTCTCACACAAGAGCAAGCTGGACAAAATTCCCTGTACAACCAGTGCATTGATCCGATGACGATCGATCACAACGCGATCCTCGTGCGAATGTGATGCAGGTTGCCAAGGGCACGGAGGACGGGCCGAGCCTGCCCATGGTCCTGAAGATGCCCAAGGAGTTCGACGTGTGGAACGGCTACGACATGATCGGCTTCGGGGACATCCTCTTCCCTGGACTCCTCGTCGCCTTCAGCTTCAGGTTAAAAAAAATTCAGAGCCAGATGTTGCTCCGGAACCAAACGTTGCTGAAATTCACCATCTGCTGCTGGGTTGCATGATGCAGATATGACAGATCACACGGCAAGGGTGTGGCCAACGGTTATTTCCCCTACGTCATGATCGGCTACGCATTTGGTATGCCCCATTTTTTCTGAACTTCGTGAGACCAACATTGAGAAGCTGTTGCTAACTGATACCAAGTGTTAACTAGCCCAAAAATTGACAATGCAGGCCTGTCATTCACGTATGTCGGCCTGTACCTGATGAAGAGCGGCCAGCCGGCCCTGCTCTACCTCGTCCCTTGTACGCTAGGTACCAGCCATCCCAGCCAACCCCGGCCATGGCGCCAACTTGCAGAATCTCGAGGTCTTGGCATGTGCTACGGGTTAACCTTCTGGTCTGAAACTGATCTTGCAGGAACCATCGCTGCGCTGGGCGCGCAGAGAGGGGAGCTCAGCCAGCTCTGGAACGCCAAGTCATAGGAGAGCATCGCCGTGGATGGAATGGATTATGGAATGCACTGCTCCTAGTTGACACCCAGCCCTTGGCTCCGGGCGTACGGCCGGTCGCCTCGAGAGCTACAAATCCTCTCAAGTCAATCCGACAAGGAAAGACGAAACACCTGTACTGTAATTCCGTAGCGGTTGTTAGTGTGTCCATATGTTGATTGTAGGGTGCAGGTTAACTGACCGTGTATTTATACGATGATACGCTATATAATAGGAGCTGTTAGCACTGTTGTACGTATATAAGACGAGACTCGCAACTCTGTCCAATCTTCCCTAAGAAAAGCTCTTGATCCAAATCATAGCCACTAGTAGTAAGTACGTACGTAGGTAGTCTACATGCCGGAGATCGTGTTAACTTGGCTCGGTCGATTGATCTTTAGAATCGATCGATCTTTAGAATGAGCCGGCCTGCCTACTGCACTGGCGCTTGCAGCGTGACCACGATCGGGCTCACCACGGCGTGCCTGCCGTCGCTCCACGTCAGCGCCCCGCTCCTCACCTGCGAGCTCCCGGGCTCCATCGCCGTCGCCGGCGGCATCGGCGCCGCGGCCTCCACGTGCACCGTGAAGCTCAGCTTCTGCCCGTCGCGCCGGAACGCCAGCCGCTCGGGCCGCACCGTGACCGTGCTCCCCTCGGGCGCCCTCACGGTGGCGCGGTACACCGACCTGCCGCCGCCCACGTTGGTCACCGTGCGGATGAAGTGGGTCCTCATCTTCGCCTTCGCGCCGTCCGCCGTGAATGTGGCGGACAGGGACGGGTAGTTGAGGTTGCCGGCGTGGCCGGCGCGGCGCGCGCCGCGGCAGTCGGCCTGCCGCCGCGTGATGGCCCGGATGTTCTGCTCCGTGTAGTTGAGGTTGCAGAGGAAGTTGACGTAGTCCATGGGCGCGATGTCGTAGACGAGGCCCGGGTCCATGGCGCGCATCGGGTCCACGTGCCCGGCGCCGAAGTCGAACACGCCCGCCACCTTGCCCGTGGACTCGTCGGTCATGGTGCCGTTGCTGTTGTCCCTGGTGTAGGCCGTGGTCATGAGCGCCGACTTGATGGCCGCGGGGCTCCACGTCGGGTGCGCCGCCTTAAGCAGCGCCGCCAGGCCGGAGATGTGCGGGCAGGCCATGGACGTGCCGGAGAGGATGTTGAATTCCGTGCGCCGGCCGTCCGAGGGGATGCCTGCCGGGCCGACGCCGCTGGGCCACGCGGCGAGGATGTTCAGGCCGGGGGCTATCAGGTCCGGCTTGAGTGTCTCTGGGGATTGGGGGTTCGGGCCACGCGCCGAGAATGCTGCCACCACCGGCGCTGGGTGCACGCCGAGGTGAGTGCCTTCGAACAGGATGGTGCCCGTGGCTGGCTTCTGCGGGCTGGACGACGCGATGTACTTACGGAGCTTCTCGCCGGAGGCCGCGCCTACGGCGGTGGCTGGCAGGACGTGGCAGTCGGCTACGAGGCCCTCCCCGTCGAACGCCCCATTGGCGAGCACCATCCCGGCAGCGCCCGCGCGGTGAACCACGTCGCCCTTGGCGGCGCGCGAGTTCACGCCGCGGTCGCACACCACGATCTTTCCGCGCACGGCCGCCTGGTCCAGCGACCCGTCCAGGCACGTCGACGCGGAGTAACTGGTTGCCCCCGCGTATACCAGCTCGTACATTTTGCCGGATTGGAGCACCGGCCCGCCGTACACGCTCACGCCGTCGAGCACTTGGCCGTTGCCGAGACGCACGTTGGCAGGGAAGGCGCGGTCCATGGACCCAGCGCCTACGGTGGTCATCCAGGGCGCCACATTGGTCACAGAGAGATCTCCTGGACCGCCATTGCCGGCCGACGCGGACACAACGATGCCAGCCTCTGTCGCGCCGAACGCCCCAATCGCGATGGCGTCGAGGTAGTACGGCACCACGGCACCGCCGACGCTGAGAGAAACAACGTCGACGCCGTCAGCGACGGCGGCATCGAAGGCTGCGAGGATGTCGGAGTCGAAGCAGCCGCCCACCCAGCACACCTTGTACGCGGCGAGGCGCGCCTTGGGCGCCATCCCGGAGGCGACGCCGCGCGCGTAGCCGAGGGTGGACGCCGGGAACACGTAGCGGCCCGCGGCGATGGACGCCGTGTGGGTGCCGTGTCCGTCGTTGTCGAGCGGCGACCTGACCTCGGCGGTCTCGTTCATCCGGCCGGAGGTGGCCTCGTAGCCCGCGGAGAAGAAGCGCGCCCCGACGAGCTTGCGGTTGCAGGAGCCTGGCGGGAACCCGGGCCCGGACGCGCACACCCCGCGCCACCTGGGAGGCACGGGGCCGAGCCCGCGGTCGCGGAAGCTGCGGTGCGCGGGCGAGATGCCGGTGTCGATGACGGCGATGACGAGGTCCGAGCCGAAGTCGGAGTCCGCGAGGATGGCCGACGGCGGGGAGGAGAGCATCCCGAGGAACCGCGGCGAGCGCGTGGTGGCGAGGCGGCGGACGCGCTCCGGCAGCACGGCCGCCACCCCGTGGGCGCCGGCCAGCGCGGCCGCGGCAGACGGCGACATCCGCGCGGAGAAGCCGTGGAGCGCCGACGAGTAGGTGTGGATCAGCGGGCCGCCCTCCGGCCAGCCCCCGCCGGCCCCGGACGCCGCCAGCACCGCCGACTCGTACCAGTGCGCGTGGGTCGGGAAAGCCGACGGCTTCGCGTCGGCGTCCACCCGCACGATGTACGTCCTCTCCCCTCCCGTGTCCTCCCCCGCGCCAAGGCGcaccctggcggcgagaaggagcggcagcagcagcagcagcagacggCGCGGCATTGCGCGATGGCGGATCGGGGCAGGATAGGGGAACAGAGCAGGGAGTGGAGTGGAGTGGAGCGGCGAAGGGGAAAGCGCGCAGCGGCTCCGGGTAAAGGTCAAGGAGACAGCGCGGTGGTGCCGTGGCGTACGATGGGAGCAGAGACGCGGTGTGGCTCTGGCCCGCTGGGCCGGACCGGACTGAAGTCATGTTGCagagaggtggtggcggtgggtttGGATGGATTTGGCGGGCCGACCCCGCCGTGTGGGTGGGTCAGCACTCGCTTGGACTCTTGATATCGGTTGTTCGTTACCGCCTTTTGTTGGTATTTGTACGCGCCCCCACTCGGAGAAAAAGCTTGTTTGTACGTCCAGACGTGTGTTGTTTTTGCCTGTCACGGGTTGAAAAACCTGGACGTTTGTACTCGGAGAGTAGGCACGCTTTGGTAACTGCTGCGCTAGCAGTAGACCAGTAGCACCTTATGGCAGAGTGATTATCTTCTTTTTTACAAACCAAGACAACGGAGCAAACAAAGATAACCGCATACATATATATGTTCTCTGGTAAAAAAAAACTAGGGTTAAGAAAAGAGCTAGCGTCTACTTTGTTCTCCGGGAAGTGCTGCAATTGCAATCTCAAAATTTGTACCCCGAACATATTGGAACAAACCAAGACAATAGAGCAAACAAAGATAAATGGAAATGTTCACACTTTTAAGGAAAACGTTTTCCTCATGCCGACGGATTGCACATGAAGGATCTATCGTCTTGTATGCCTGCCACGTGCCATGCTAGCTGCAAGCTTATCTTTTTGGTCAATGCGTTTTTATCCCACTAGCAAAcaaacccgtgcgttgcaacgtaagagaaaataacacacgctttgaacacaatatattttcatatggcatcacatttgtgttgtcgacgattgcctcagtgctcacacaacgaaaacgtgtTTAAATgtacagtcactcggaataagatgagaaatatgttgtttcttcccacgagatttttcaaaggtgtgcatgtgtgattaacgatgttttctttcctgtgaatttgattttaatttaatggatatttattgcaattcgtatggtcgCCGGAAAGAGAGGAAAAAAGGACCGTGcattacagattaagtttgcacccaaaataatatttaagaaatattcaacagctaaaaatagcatcctatttagattctacacattttttcaatcaaatttcatatataacatgttaaaatcggagttacggtttaaaagatatggataattttgttttagataaaatatggattgattaactaaaaagtcaggtttttttttgttaaaataaaaaAACGTTTTGGCTGACTTAAATAGGGATGGCGGGtttattacctgaaacatcaggatttttctgaaaaatgcaaaaaaaaacggttcggctgggactaaaagatggaccgcgggttgattatctaaaattgtgaggacttttctgcaaaatgacaaataaacggttcgttctgacttaaaattggactgcgggttaattacctgaaactgcgagggcttttatgcaaaatgaccgacgacggacgcagaagcgctgcgcgctttattattaggggagattcaTTGGTACGTCCGTCTTCATTCATCTTTGTTTTTCTCCATCGCTTTGACTCTCTGCTCCTCTTTTCTGCAACATGATCTCTGTTGCACAAATATTTTATAATATGATCCGTGTTGCAAAATTTTCTGTAGCAAGGTCTATGTTACAAAGATTTCCGCAACATgatctttgttgcaaaaataGAGGACCACATGCGACCGCTAGATTGCGACATCTGGTGGTGATCCGCCGACCGTTGTTTTAGAATGTTTCTGCAATATGGTCGTTGTTTCTGTAACCTGATCGTTATTTCTACAACGCGACTGTTGTTTCAGAAATTGTTTTTACAACATGGCcattgtttctatgacaggaccgTTGCATGGTGACGCTGGGCGTAGGTCTGTCAAAGAGGAAACTACACATGCGGCGGAACCTAGGGTTTCATGATTTTTTCAGAGTGGAACAGAGATGTTGTTTCAGAAATTAACCCAGGCTTCTTGATGAGATCTCCTCGAAGACGACAGTTGAGCTCCCGCACACCTGCGGCGGGCTGATTTTGCGATGGGCTGGTGGCGGCGCCGCGCGGGGCGCAACTCTATCAGGGCCAGGGAAGAGTGTCTAGTTTCTGCAACTGACCGCTTGTTGCGGGAAATAACGATTCAGCATGCGGGATGCGGACGCTAGATCATACGGCTATCGAACGGCTATTAACTGGGGCATCCAACGACTATCCAGGTGACGGATAATTTCTAGAAATCGACCGGTTGAAGCGTAGCGTTCCCCCACTTTTAATAAACAAAGATAAGCACATACATATATATGTTCTCTGGTTGAAAAAAACTAGGGTTGAGAAAAAAGCTAGCGTTTACTTTGTTCTCCGGGAAGTGTTGCAATTGCAATATCAAAATTCGTACCCCGAACATATTGGAACAAACCAAGAGAATATAGCAAACAAAGATAAATGGAAATGTCCACGCAGACCCCCTCCAGTTGTAAGATGATGTCTGGCAAACACGTGGATTTTTGTTTTGtataaatggatgtgaaaagtgtatttcttaatggtccccttaaggagttggtttatgtcaagtaaccccgggattcgaggatctcaagttccctaatcatgtttatgttctcgataaggcatTCTATGACCTTAAACAAGCTCCacatgcgtggtatgagcaccttaccgagatgttacatgaccgtCGATTTaaagttgggaaaattgaccccactctttttactaagaaggtcaaggggaacttgttcatatgccaactatatgttgatggtaTTATTTTTTATTCTCCTAACAAaacttttaatgaagaatttccTGCATTAATGACtaaaaagtttgagatacctatgatgggagagttgaagtttttccggaTTCTAAGTCAAGGAAACTTCATCAGTCAAGCAAAATACACTCaaaacatgctcaaaaggttcaagatggatgatctcaaaccagccaaggccaacactcccatgcctctcaattGCCATCTTtacctcgatcccaatggtaaagctgtggatcaaaaggtatatcgctcaacggatattatgttgagtgtgagaatttgtgcacgatttcaatccgcacgtgaggaaagtcactatgtgactgtcaagcgaatctttcgatatttggctcataccccaaactttggcttatggtatcccaaatggGCTTCATTTGATCCCATAAGATATTCGAATTCAGATTGGACGGGAGTCCATGTGGATAGTAAGTCAACTTtcggaggttgccaattccttgccCGCTCTGttgtaagttggtcttccaagaaacaaaattacgtttctctctcgtccaccgaggctgaatatgtagctgctgcaagttgatgtgctcagttgctttggatgaggcaaactttaaaggattacggtgtcacttgtgacaaagtgcctcttttctTTTGTAATATTAGTGCTATATCAATCTCCAAGAACCtggttcaacattgcaagacgaagcacatcagtattcgtcgccacttcatccgggagcatatcaagtgcagggagattgacctcatttacctcaacactaatgatcagcttgcagatatcttcacgaagcctttaaatgaagcaagatttcgcgagttaaggcatgagctaaatatcatttatTTGAGCAATGCGGATTGAAATTAGGCAGactccaccactctcatcattctattttgcttagatgtaggcatgaatttagggggagtgttgttcccttaatgaactctccctccccctattatgcataaattgaccaAGTCTTTCACAAGATATACCTGGATTTGCCTTGCTGAGTCATGAGTGTGTTTATTTGCATTTGTTTTCTCTATCTCATGAACTCGTTTATTGCTTGCTTTGGTTTGTGTTTGTCCAAGACTTGTGTGTGAACTTATGTATGGTGTAAGACATATAATATCCTATCTATCCTGTTATGTCTTTACCTTTATGATatgcttgtttatttatttttactaTATTTTGTTCACGCGAGTATATAGCattgtctataaaatatagggggagtattgatcctagtgtgtgctttTTGCATTCCAAAATCATATTCAAAtagagcacacatctagggggagtcCGTCTATATTTTGTAGGTTTTCATAATGCCTAAGACTTCTTAGTTCATTTTTTTGGCAAATCCCGTattgtcatcaacccaccaaaaaggggggagaTTTTAAGAGCACAATTtctcctaagtaattttggtggttgatgacgataCCCTTTGCCGACTAATCGTGTGCGATATGCTTTCACAGAATAATCAGGTGGCATGAGACGTTTATATTCCCCTCGGCAAGTGAAAGTGAAGACGGTGCTTAGCTATTGATTTAGGGTTGGTGGACTCGAGTCATAGATAATcttgtactatcaagaggggatccgtGTTTGGAAAATTCGGATGGAACACTATCTCTCATTCTTGTTTCCCATCCCTTTTCCGGAGCAAAGGAGCTGCCCTGATATAGTGCCTAGGAAGTTtcactagtggtagtaccgctccaacggtagtaccgccctagtgagcggtaataccgctctagCAGTACTGCCGCCCACCAGTGTCGGACCCTCTTCCACTTGTTTTTCTTCTTGGTGTCGGggggctattttattttgttgagcggaagtaccgcccaaggggagcggtagtaccgctccagcggtactgccgcccctTTTGCCGCGTTCACTTCCGCCTATTTTTTCTCTCTGGTTTCCTACCTCCCCTCGTACCTGgctgagcggaagtaccgccATGCTGGATGGTAGTACCgcccgagtggtagtaccgccctggtgcACGATACTACCGCTTAGTTGGGCCAGTAAGGGGCTGGTAACGGCCAGATTCcccccactataaatagaggtcttcttccccgaggAGAACTCACCTTTTTCCTCTCCAgcaccattgttgctccaaatgaTCAAACTCGCCCGATCTCCCTCCCTAGCCATCAAcccttgttgattctctagggtttggaggagaaggcccttCCCCACACTTCCACCATGAGAAAAGTTGTTCCCCCcattaatcccttgcggatcttgttaccttgggtgtttgagcaccctagacggaagaggtcacctcgaagccacattccattatggtgaatcttcgtggtcttgttaggagcctccaattaagttgtggagattgccccaaccttgtttgtacaggttcgatcgccgccttcaagggcacctcttagtggaatcatgacacctcgcattgtgtgtgggcgtgaggagaatacggtggccttagagacatcttggggagcattgtgcatccacaccgctccaacgaagacgtacttcccttcaaagggaaggaactttggaaacACGTAATTGTCTTCATCGgtcccacttgtggttatttcttacctttacttgtatttacttcttgcttattattgttgctgttagcatcatatatgttCCTACttggttgcatatctagacaacctatttgttgctaaaactaatttgtttaaagaaaatttaacaattgttagttgcctatacacccccccccccccgcgcgtagtcaaccatatcgatcctttcgcctacctatcatgacattttcatagccatttcaagatacattgacatgcaacttctagtgttacatcatatgactagtacacccATTGACATATTGCTTTGAATGGTCATGTAGCTGACATAATATTTGTGGCAAATTCATTGTTCATCATTGTttgcatgttatgctagatcattgcacatcctgataGAGTGCCACACACATTCATATAGTCATATTGTCTAGTAACTCACACCTCCAACACAAATGGATCTGTCAATTACGCCATCACCCTTTGATATTGTGTTGATCTACCTGATGGGTACCCATCGGGTATGCGTGCCCTAGGGTATGAGTATGAGCATGACTATTTACCAGGTGGGTAGGGTATGGgtattatgttggaaatatgccctagaggcaataataaattagttattattatatttctttgttcatgataatcgtttattatccatgctataattgtattgattggaaacacaatacttgtgtggatac
Coding sequences within:
- the LOC123445194 gene encoding signal peptide peptidase-like 3 yields the protein MTVAASPRRGRGSVVALLLLPVLLLACRAAGFNTDFEEDKSPKLPRCDNPFQKVKLVYWVDGEQMSALIGMTARFGGMVPDTEAAAERLPAVVPSSKTGCHKSPQIAGNIAVTERGECTYLEKANAAASSGAKALIMANDIDDMGKMVCSKNDTALDFKIPVVIVSRSSGLKIFEAMDGAKKVEMQLYSPNKAPFDGAIPFLWLMAVSTTACAAVWTAVVVGEEVKKPPPEGEGDQEAAAAAVEDPEIVELQPETAFVFIIVSSCVLLFLFFFNSIWSAWLMVGLFCLGGLQGLHYLASTLIVRVCKKCGDTKIKLPAVGNVTAVTLVVLPIALFIVVMWATHQSSPFAWVGQNLMGIGMMILVLQIVQMPNIKVASALLISAFLYDIFWVFISPFIFKKSVMITVAKGTEDGPSLPMVLKMPKEFDVWNGYDMIGFGDILFPGLLVAFSFRYDRSHGKGVANGYFPYVMIGYAFGLSFTYVGLYLMKSGQPALLYLVPCTLGTIAALGAQRGELSQLWNAKS
- the LOC123445193 gene encoding subtilisin-like protease SBT1.5, with translation MPRRLLLLLLPLLLAARVRLGAGEDTGGERTYIVRVDADAKPSAFPTHAHWYESAVLAASGAGGGWPEGGPLIHTYSSALHGFSARMSPSAAAALAGAHGVAAVLPERVRRLATTRSPRFLGMLSSPPSAILADSDFGSDLVIAVIDTGISPAHRSFRDRGLGPVPPRWRGVCASGPGFPPGSCNRKLVGARFFSAGYEATSGRMNETAEVRSPLDNDGHGTHTASIAAGRYVFPASTLGYARGVASGMAPKARLAAYKVCWVGGCFDSDILAAFDAAVADGVDVVSLSVGGAVVPYYLDAIAIGAFGATEAGIVVSASAGNGGPGDLSVTNVAPWMTTVGAGSMDRAFPANVRLGNGQVLDGVSVYGGPVLQSGKMYELVYAGATSYSASTCLDGSLDQAAVRGKIVVCDRGVNSRAAKGDVVHRAGAAGMVLANGAFDGEGLVADCHVLPATAVGAASGEKLRKYIASSSPQKPATGTILFEGTHLGVHPAPVVAAFSARGPNPQSPETLKPDLIAPGLNILAAWPSGVGPAGIPSDGRRTEFNILSGTSMACPHISGLAALLKAAHPTWSPAAIKSALMTTAYTRDNSNGTMTDESTGKVAGVFDFGAGHVDPMRAMDPGLVYDIAPMDYVNFLCNLNYTEQNIRAITRRQADCRGARRAGHAGNLNYPSLSATFTADGAKAKMRTHFIRTVTNVGGGRSVYRATVRAPEGSTVTVRPERLAFRRDGQKLSFTVHVEAAAPMPPATAMEPGSSQVRSGALTWSDGRHAVVSPIVVTLQAPVQ